Within the Setaria viridis chromosome 3, Setaria_viridis_v4.0, whole genome shotgun sequence genome, the region AGCCACTACTTGGTTAGTGATTACCACTGCCACTCCAAACTAGAGCCAGCCATAAAAAAAGGTGAGTATACCAAATAGGCATGAGACCAATCTGTTGGTGCTACGCTTGATTGGCAAATTGAGCAGTATGCAGCAAAGAGAAGTAGAAGTATGTTCCatattttggttgcaataaTTTTCCATAAAACTTCAGTTGTAGTAATATTTGCAAGACCAAATGTATGAAATTCAATAGAACTAATATTTTCAATTGCCATCAGTGATCAAAGTAAAAGCTGATTACCTCATCTGCTAACTTCTGAAGGCTCCTAAGAAACTTAGCCAGGTGCATCTGTCTTGCTGATAGCTCTCCTCTACCAGAGAAATCAGTTCTGTATAGGGCTGTGGCACTATCCACAACCATAAGAGCAAACCTGCAGAAATAGAGCTTCAATTTAGCAATACTGGGGATGAGAAGCATGTGCTAGGCAAAAGGTCAATGGAGTTCTAATGTTTGAATTTGTCAAATATTTAAGATGTCAGAATCTAAATGGCTTTATGACAGGAGCTAGAAACCTGGCACATGCCTTGTTATTTGCTACACAAGCATTGTCATAAAAAATGATTTCTCATTGGGCCACACCACTAGGATCCTCCTATTTAAAGCAAATGTAAACAAATATGGTCTGACCTGCAAGATACCAGTTTCACTAGTACACAGGTTTTGCCCAATGAAAAACCCATGTATCTATTTCATTGCCTGTTCATGAAGGTTAAAAGGCTGTAGTAAGAGAAAAGGGCATTTGATATACTGACTAAAATTATCAGCAAAGCACATATGAACCAGTGCACATTACAATAGCATGCATTGCCGAATTCCAATTTGCCAACTCCTTGAAGGTAATGTGGATCATGAATCACAACTAATACCCTTTTCTTCTGCTCCACGGGGACAATAAATGAAGCTTCTTAATATCTTACTTATCGGTAGCAAACTATGCAACCGTAAACATATTGAACATCATCCTTATATTAGTATTATCAAACCTCCAAAAGATGAAGTGAAATCAAAGGTAAAATGTTTTTAGCAAGTTTAGTTTGCTACTATCACTAGACATGTATACCAAAAGTTCTATATAAATAGATAAACTCACCTGGTCTCCACCATCATGGAAGCTGCCTCCAGCAAAAGTCTTGATTGATGATCAGTGTTATATGCTCTGGCATAAGCCACATTCTCCAGTACATCAGCACCATTCAAGCCAAACCTGGAAACAAAATAAATTTGTTTAACAGTTCGAGTCTAAATAGCAGTGAAGCAAATAATATTTCAATTGCCATATCACCTGTCTGCTATCTGGAGAAGTCTTTGTGGCCTGAACTTGCCCTCTGCATCAATATACAAAGCTTTTCCTTCACCACCACCTTGATCCAGTGGGAGCTGCATAAATCACTACCACATTtgtaaaactaaaaaaaaattatgcaataaCTGCAAGAGCAGACTAATATATTTTCAAACAGCAGTAAACAGTAGGTGCTTTATCAACATACAAACAGAGACATATTGGAGCATGTTATTCTAGAAATCATTCCTGTATTAGTTGTGGTGATTTGTTATCTTAGAATTGGTATTTCAGCGCAATACCTGACATGTGACACAGAGAGTGTGGGACAGCTGAGTCTTCCCAGAGCGAAATTCACCATAGATCTCTGTGATAGACCCAGTTTCTATTCCTCCTGTTGAAATTGAAAACATAACTACACAGTTGTTATTGCTTATCATATACCACAATTATGGCAGTAAGGcatttaaaaaataatgatagCCAGACAGCCAGCAGTACATTACCATCCAAAATTTGATCAAGCTCTCTTGATCCAGTTGTAATCTGGATGATCTCAAGCCTCAGCGCATGAAGTTGGCTAGCACTAGTAAATCCTAGTGGAACCAACTTGGAAGCTGCCAGTGTTTGTGAACATTTTGTGAACATTTATGGTTCGCATaggaaatttatttttatacaaAAAGAAATGTAATAATGTGCTCTATAACAGAAGCAAACAATTACTTGCCCGCTTCAATTATCTTGTCGACTTTGGCTTCACTAATCCCTTTAATTTGCAAAAGATCTTTCCTCGGAGAGTAAGCTACAGATTCCACGGTGCAGAGACCAGCATCTTTGAGCTTTTTCACATCAAGTGCAGCTATTCCAGAAGTCTGCGCAGGAAATTTTACAAGAATCATATAACGGTTCAGCTACACCggactatttttttttcctacgaGAAGATCCCCCATTCCCATTGAGATAACATTAACAGATTACATCCAGTTCAATAGCCTACTGAAGGCATTATGCAAAGAAGGATAGTGCACCCAACTGTCACAATGTCACTTTTCTCTCGGAAGTAGCAAAGTAGTAGTACAGTCTAACAGTAGAATTGCAGCTAATGTAGATAAAGAAATCAATGATAGGAGTTAGGAGGTGAAAATATTTTGCAGCTTCTGTTGCTGATACGCATCTTAACACATACTGAATTGCAATGCTGAAAAAATGAAGTCTTAGAAAGTAGTTTTCAGAACATATGGACCTCTTTTTGCCAAGGTGCAATGCAATTATGACATTTGTTTGATCATAACAGTTCAATAATGTAGTACATGTACCTAATTTCTGCATTCAACTCATACACAAGGCAAAACAATATCCGTAGCCTTTCAGGTTCGAAAGAACTGACACATGGGGTCATTCAATGCTATCTGTGGTGAAGAATTAAACCAGCATAAAGCATATACTCGTTGTTGCTACGCTGCATATTGACTCTGAATCAGTGAAAAAAATTTGAAGAACTCCAACTCGGCAATTGCAGGCCAACTTGAGAAGAGGCCCAAGAAATTAGGATTTGGCAGCCGCAACACGAAAATCAGAGGGGAGAAACCTTCATTCCCTTGGCATTTTGTAAAAAATTTCCGAGCAGAAAACAAACAAGAACATGGGGATTGGGAGGCCCCAAGAACTCCCCTAGAAATTCCCCAAATTGGGCTAAACCACCTCGGCGCACCCCTCCCAACGGACCAAATCGTCGATGAAACCCTCGAATTCGTGCGGTTTCAGGGGCGCGAAAGCATGAAGAACCTAGGGTTTCGCCCCCCAAGGATCCACCAGGTACACCAACTAAGAAACGGTGGAAACATCCTAGAAACGTGGTTCTTGGAGGGATCGAACCAAGAGCTGGGCGATGGTGCGGCGGAGGAAGTCATACCTGTAGCTGCTCGATGGGCAAGGGACCGTgatccaccgcctcctcctccgccggcgccgccgcagcggcctTCTGATGCGCCGCGGACGACGACATGGGCCCACTCGCAGCGACTGGAAGGGACTGAAGGtggtttggttggttttggGTTCAAAGAGGGCTCGAAGGCGGCAAAAATTATATATAGGGCTTCCGCTCCCGCTTCCTTCTCTCGGAAGACAGGACACAGGGTGCAACTTGATTATAAAAAAGGGTAAAATTGCATAAACAATCCTAGGCCTTGTTAAGTTGAGGGTCgaatttgactttgaccttgtttagtttccaatttgggagtgctaaagttgggattttactataaatgcgcaactgtagcatttcgtttgtatttgtaaattattgtccaaacattgactaattaggctcaaaagattcgtctcgcaaagtacaacaaaactgtgcaattagtttttgattttgtctacatttagtacttcatgcatgtaccgcaagtttgatgtgatgggcaaccttctttttgcatagtgccaaagttggaattttggagggaactaaacaaggcctttgtACAGTATTTGGGCCACCTTTTTGGACTTTTGAACTAAACGGCCTACCAAACTTTGGTCCAAAATCGGCCTTTAGGATGTCCCGATTTCAGCCCAAACTTCGCAACCTTATCCAGCGGCACAGCACCGGCCGCACTCCCAACCCTAGCACCGTCCGCAGTCActctccctccccccccccgccgctctccccctccccgccgctcccccctcccccgcgtcgctcgccctctcccccgccggtgtcctctcccccgccgctctccccctcgcccgcgccgctcgccctcttccccgccggtgtcctctcccccgccgctcccccctcacccgcgccgctcgcctctCCCCCACCGCTCTCGTctccccgccgctctccccctCCCCTGCCGCTCTAGGAATCCCCCGCCCCGCTggccctctcccccgccgctctccctctcccccgcctAGATCTGTCCCCCTCAGCCACTGTCCCTCTCCCCCACCGCTCCTATCGTCGCCTCCGCTCCAATCGACCTTTCCACCACCAGATCCAGGACCTACTCGGTCCGCTGCACGGTGTTCGGTACCGGGTGCACCGTTGTTGACCCCGTCGGCGGTGATGGACGACTTCAACGACGAAGGGGACGGCGCGGAGTTCAACGCCGGCGGATCCAGACTCCCCGCGGGCTTCACCGTTGGCGGATCCGGCAACCCCGCGGCCTTCAACGCCGACGGATACGGAGATGGCTCTTCGGGGTTGGACTTCGGCAACATCCCCGTCTACGACGCCGGCCACCGCACGAGGAACTTGTTCTCCCTGGCGCCGCCGGGCTCAGGAACCGGTGCGTACAACCCCTTCACCTCCGCGCCGCATTAGAGCTCGTCGTCCACCTTGCCCACCCAAGCCAGCTGGGTATGTCCGGCCTCAACCTCAATGCAACCTCCGGTTGGCCGCACATCAACGACTACGAAGGGATCCTTCGCTCCGATGACCAAGTGGGAGGAGGCGCCAGCAGCCGGGGCGGCCCTCCCGGCCGAGAGCCTTCCGGCAGCGGTGGCTAGGTCGCGGCTCCCTTGCCTCGTCAGCAGCGTCCTATGGCCAGGGTCTGCGGTTCCTGGCGTCGTGGCGCAGCTCAAGCACAGGACACCGACAACAATCCGGTACTTGTTCCCACTCCCTCTCTTTACTTCCATGATCTGGATATGTGGGTACGCGTACATTTTTCCCTGGTGTGCATGAAATGTATTGCTTAGTCATGGTTACTGTCAATAGGAGTTCATGCATTGCTTGTTCAATTACATTATGCACAGAATGAGCCAAGCAGAGCCAAGTGGACCAAAGAGGATACCCAGGTGTTTTGTGAGCTTTACTACCAGCAAATTGAGTTGGGTAACTGCAAGAATGGCAACATGAGCAAGTGGGGCTGGAAAGATGTTCAGGAAAAGTTCCTAGCAGCGACTGGCAAGTTCCGGAATAGTGAGCAGTTTGGTTACAAGTACAGGCAGTTGAAGTTGCTTTGGTAGTTCATCCAAAATCTGCGGACAAAGTGCACAGGCTTGGGGCACAGAGAAGATGGCTCTGTGATTGCTAGTGATAAGTGGTGGCAGACCAATTGCAAGGTTAGTGATATGTGAACACCTCATATGTACTCGTTTCCTTTCTGTCCTAGCTATTGAATGTCTGTGTGTTGTTATTTGCAATGCAGGGGCACGCTGACTGGTATGATCTGAAGGATGGATGGCCAGAATACATTGACGAACTGGACCGCATGTTCTGTGGAGTAGCAGTGACTAGAGATACCTCCTTTGTTCCTGGGGTCAGCCGGCAGATCAACTTCATCAGCAGCGGCGAAGAAGATGATGCTGATGCTGACTGTGGCACCCCTCGGAGCTGTGCGACCCCAGTCAGCAGTGGGAGCAAGAGGAGCTCCAGCAGCATCCGCAGCACAGCTACAAGCCCCAGCAAGAAGAACAAGGGCGGTGCTGTTCGGAACATGAACATCAACATGACAAGGTTCAACTCCAGTTACGATCataggacatcagtgatccaaAGGGCCTTAGAGGATAAGATGAAGGAGGTTGAAGATCTGAAGGACAAGAAGAAGCAGCGACGGGATGCTAGGAAACAAGAACAGAAACTAGTTACAGATTCAGCGACAGAGCTTGGAGTGCACCTGATGGAAGGACAACTCTGGAATGGTGTCGTCAAGATCTTCATGCATGATGACCTACGCAATATCTTCCTGTGCACACCTGTTGAAGCAAGGCTGTCAATGATCAAGCAATATGCCTCTACGGTGTAAAACCAGACCCTATGTCTTTTGTGTGTGCTTGTCATGTCTTTTGTGTGCTTGTCATGACTTGTAGTTGAATTAAGTTGTGTTGGTATTGTTTATGTTGTGATGATGAACATATGATGAACTATGTTGGCAAGTGCTATATTAACAGCATGGTTGTTCAATTTAGAGCAGTTTGGTTATTATTTGTTAAAGTTATTGCCTCTGTCTTCGAACACGTGATGTTTCACTGAAGGTAGCAGCATTTACTACTGTGGCTACCAATTGAATTCTACTAACTGTTGCTGTGTTTTTTTGGAATGCGCAGGATGTTGATGCTCATTTTGGTGCCCAAGTTGAAGCTTcagtggacgaggaggacgaggagaaccaggaggatgacgaggaccAGGACGACGAGGAGAAGTTGCTGGACGAGTGGTGGGAACTATTCTGGACATTGGTGGTAGAAGACGATGATGAAGCACCATTTATCTATGGTACATATGGATATGCTATTCATATGGACAAGTATTGCAATAGAGGACCGTTTAGGAATCCACCATTGACTGGGGAGCAATGGGTAGTTAACAAGCTTGCCAATGAATCATCCTGCTGCACCATGTTTAGGATGACCCCACACATGTTTTATAGGCTGCATGATTTGTTGAAATCTGTGTATGGACTGACAGCATCAAATAAATCTAGCACTATTGAGGCTCTAGGAATGTTCCTTTGGATATGTGGGGCACCACAATCTGTTAGGCAAGCAGAGGACAGATTTGAGAGATCACTAGCCACTGTGCATAGCCTATTCTACAAAGTCCTCAATTTTATGGTAGACCTATCCGCCGACATCATTATACCTAGGGACCCAGAGTTTAGAACAATGCATCCTAGGCTACAAAACAATCGGTTCTACCCTGAATTCAAGGgttgcataggagcaatagatggcactcacattCCTGTTGTTGTGCCAAGTGCAAAGTTTATGCAGCACATGTGTAGGAAGGGCAAGACAACCCAGAATGTCATGGCCGCTTGTGACTTGGATATGATCTTCACTTTTGTGCTTGCTAAGTGGCCTGGTTCAGTGCATGACATGAGGGTGTTTGACGATGCAATGACAACTTACAGTGACAAGTTCCCAAAGCCACCTAGAGGTACACACAACTGTTTGTAGGTCATTAGTGTTTTCTAATGCAACCATTGTAAACTTACAGGTACTTACTGCTGGTGTAGAGAAATACTACTTGGTGGACTCGAGGTATGCAAACCGCACCGGCTTCCTGGCTCCTTACCGGCAGACCAAGTATCACATCCAAGACTTTCAAAACGCGCCCGAACCACAAGGTATGAAGGAGATATTCAACTTTGCACATTCATCTCTTAGAAATGTGATCCAAAGGGCGTTTGGAGtgttgaaaatgaagtggcgCATATTGTTGGACATCCCGGCCTATCCACCAGAAACACAAACACGGattatatgtgcatgcatggcgtTGCACAACTTCATTAGGATTAATGGTGACTTTGATAGTCACTTTGGTATAGTGGACAGCAACATTAACTATGTGCCTGTTGAAGGCACTCAGGATCAGCCGGAAACAGTGCCTGCGCCGGAGAGTGCGGACATGGCAAGCATGAATGCATTCCGAGACATGCTTGCTGAACATTTGTTTGCTAGGTCTTGAATAATTTGTGTTTGAGGACATGTAATTGTTTATGTACTTTGTGATTAGGTGTAACAATTTTCGGTGTTGTGAATCTGTAATAATTTGCGGTGCACTTGAGAATATTTTCCTTGAAGTTTTGTTGTTGAAATAGCAATGAATTGTGTTGTCATTTGGCCTGGTTCAGTGCATTTTTTGGAGGACAACATGCATGTGAATTGCTGGTATAATGATGAAATAATGCATGGTATAATGATGAAACAGTGTATTGCAAAGTTTAGGGACAACCAATTTTGGACCTCCAGAATTTGGCTGAGGGCCAAATTTCGGCTGCACAGTaactcccaagttgggaggtcccaacttgggcaactaaacatggccctaTGTTCAAAGTTTGACATTGCCTCATAAGCCACCTACTTAATTTTGTTGCAAATAGCCAGCTAGTGTGTGCAAATTTAATTGAAGCTACTCGAGTTTTCGCCAAGATAGAGCCACTACAAGCCGCGGTAGCATAGTCAAACTTTTCCAAATGCTTTTCATTTACTATttttgtttaattattcttgtACAAATAGTGAAACTCAGTGTGACATTAGTCTCTCACTAGCATTTCCTTTTTgaaatctcaaaaaaaaagtccAGATTATACTCTAGAAGTATCTAATTTCGGTAAAGATCACATTGGCAGCtcgctattttttttaaaaacatattAAATCGGTTCTGTTTGCGCACACTAGGTGGGTATTTGCAAAAAGATTAAGGAGGTGGTGGGTATTTGTAACAAGATGACTTCTGAGGGGGCAACCTGAAATGGTTTACCGGGGGTGTTTATGTACATTTttatactcccttcgtttcaaattaCATGTTGTTTTGGCTCTTCCGGatgcataatttttgctatgcatctaaatatacatTATGCCTAGATACAAAGCAATATCTATCAatgtagaaaagccaaaacaatacacaatttgaaatggaggaagtattatTTAATGATAGAAGATAAAAAATCCACCATGGCTTTTTAAAGAGAAAAGGAATATTGGCTCCACATATTTACAACGTTAGAATTATAATTATGAAAGTTACTTCCCTTTCCAAATCTAGGCCATTTTAGTTTTACCATGAATTAAACTTTTTAaactttaaccaaatttattaaaaaaagtaaaaaaaccCAACATACTCCCTCAATTCCCATTTATAAGGCGTGATATGACTAGGTACCGTTATTGGAATTCACTTAAGAGAATCTTTAAATATTTTATTGGAATTCACCCCTAAGAGGATCTTTAAATATTTTATTGGAATTCACTCCTAAGAGAATGTTTTTTAGAAACCCAgttaaatttataaattttaacTTAAGACAAAACTTAATTAACCTGTACATTTTGGAACAAACAGAGTACATGACCTAAATAACTACTAAAATTGTCTCGTAACCAATTTTTTTACATGTGCATGCTATTAACACCTCCCTCTCCGATGTTTATTTTTCatgacccttttttttttacaaatatcAGTAATTCCAAAAGCTATCTCTTAGTTCGACAATAGTTTAGATACAATGTTTTGCAACAATTGGTTTTACATTCCAAACTtcacataagccttccacttttGTTTATGAGTAGAttaggttgaaaataatcttAGTATATGCTTGAATAACTTTATAAGTTTTTTCATGAATTGTTGCACGAGATTCTTCTATGTTGGATTAgtaactttttgaaaaaaaatcatgattaaACAATATAAGGGTACGGAGTTCACTTAGTTTGAGAGCATTAGTTTATTTTAATTGTGCCCTTTTTTATTTCTAGTCATTCGGCCACGGTGAAAAAGTAGTTAGTCACAATTGAACTTAACTTAGTGGTAAACAACTGAGAGATCAATATGTTTTATTACATATAACTGAGTGAACCAATGACATTGAAGAGAAACATTAATTTTCTATTAAGTAAGTATCCTATACTTGATCGAGGACAAGCAAGCTTAAAGCATGAGAAGATTGTCGGTGCTCATTAATGACATGTAATCAAGTACCCGTTTCATTGGAATCAAGTACCCTGTTGGAAAATCATTAGAAATATGACATAAATAGTTCCCTTTTCAACTTAATTTGGGTACAGACTTTGGACAATGCATGGAGTCTACATGAGGAAGAGGAGCACCATTAGAGACCAAAATGTGGTGGGCTGATGGGCCTAGTCTACTTCTGCACCAAGACACATCCATATTGGATGAACTTTGATTCTTGGAAGCTTGGGGATGAAGGGTTTAGTGTTTCGGCAAGTCTAATTCAAGGGAAGCTCAAGATTGGAATGTCAAAGTTCTATAGTAGCGGGAGATCCTGCATAGGCCATATCTCCCACgtatgaactccaactagggtgAATGTGATGTCTATATTTGTCAACTTAAAAAGTCCTACAACTTATGTATAGAAGCCTTAGGCATTTGAGGTTAGTAAGACCCCCAAAACCCTTGGGACAATCAGCCTAGTATCCATTACTTTTGGAGACTATATATATGATCCCCTCGGCTACAACCACAGATCATGCTACtagaaattgaaaaaaaaaaacaaagggacCAACATACCATAGGAAGCAGAGGGTTGCCGCAAGGCTTCACATTTGTGTCAAGGAGATGGCTTAGACAAGACCCGAGCCATCATGGCCTCCAAGTGTGACTAAGCCATGGTGGAAATCAAGAGCCAAGTAGGAGATCACTGTGGTATGTACTCAGACATGATGATCTAATATATTATTGCTTTAGTCACTGTCATCATATCTTTCAAAATTGTTAGCGATTCTTTacctccttttatgctttctatTGTCATGGATGTGCCCATTCTAATTTCATGCATAGTTTTCTTATGTAATCATGGAGATTAGATCTAGCTCGTCGATCCTTCATGACAACAAGACACGCATAATGATATCTCTAGTGAGCCTATGTGGTCGTGACATTGGAACCTCTTGCACAGGACAACTATATAGTGATAGGATTTGGGTCTAGTAGAGTATTAAGTAATCAGGGAGTATAACAGAGGGTAGTAGGTAGTTTAAAGATGCTTTGGATGATGCATGTACTTCCTCATAGGCTAGAAATATAATGAGAAGGCATTTGGTTCTTATGTTCTCTCTTGTATTTACGTGGTTGTGTTCTATTCATGCCCACAATGTTTATCTTATGTTGAATTTAGTGTTATATGCAACTTATGCTTTATATGGTAGGATTAGATTCATTTAGTTATATAGAAAATCTTAGTGAGTTTGGTTCTGATCCTTTAACTCAATAAAACTTTAGAGAAtactaagggaaaagctacaatgtCACCACTCACTCGCATTTACAAAACATGTGCACAAGAGGCATCAATATCCTCCATATTCATGTCATTCTACTCGTTGAGATTTGCCTCTGGCTCGACCTAAGGTATCATCGCTTCCTCCATTTCATGGTTTGCAGTGACAGGCCCTCCAGATGTGTTGGTCATTCAGATCATTATGAGACAAGGGTGGTGAAGAATGCAACAAGGGTGAATCATGCAGAGGGAATTGTGACAAAATGGGAGGTAATAAATGAAGTGAGAAGGGTGAAGCATGTTGCAAGGTAGAGaattataagaaaaaaaaactgtgaaTGGATGGCCCATTCATAAAAGAGCCTACAGCTATATTAAAAAACCAATCCATTTTACTAAACATCCTTGTCCCAATATTTTCTCATCTTGTAGCAGACGTTATTTGCAGGAATCAATGGTAATGTAACATTTTTTATACAATTTTCATGTGCTATAAAATCGACTTTGGAATAGTAGAATTGCAAATCTGTTACAGGTGAGGCCTACATGCCCAACATGAATTTCAGCCCTAATGAGTAACTAAGGTAGATCTGCATATTATTTAAAGTATTGTAAGCATGAATTACAAACTAAGTTCAAGCTATAACTTCACTAAAATATTCTAATAAATTTACAATAAATCTAAAAACAAAATGATCAAGTTAATGCAACCTTATTTTTGAAAAGTTTCGAATATGAG harbors:
- the LOC117850636 gene encoding DNA repair protein RAD51 homolog B isoform X2; its protein translation is MSSSAAHQKAAAAAPAEEEAVDHGPLPIEQLQTSGIAALDVKKLKDAGLCTVESVAYSPRKDLLQIKGISEAKVDKIIEAASKLVPLGFTSASQLHALRLEIIQITTGSRELDQILDGGIETGSITEIYGEFRSGKTQLSHTLCVTCQLPLDQGGGEGKALYIDAEGKFRPQRLLQIADRFGLNGADVLENVAYARAYNTDHQSRLLLEAASMMVETRFALMVVDSATALYRTDFSGRGELSARQMHLAKFLRSLQKLADEFGVAVVITNQVVAQVDGAAMFAGPQIKPIGGNIMAHASTTRLFLRKGRGEERICKVVSSPCLAEAEARFQISSEGVTDVKD
- the LOC117850636 gene encoding DNA repair protein RAD51 homolog B isoform X1 — encoded protein: MSSSAAHQKAAAAAPAEEEAVDHGPLPIEQLQTSGIAALDVKKLKDAGLCTVESVAYSPRKDLLQIKGISEAKVDKIIEAASKLVPLGFTSASQLHALRLEIIQITTGSRELDQILDVMFSISTGGIETGSITEIYGEFRSGKTQLSHTLCVTCQLPLDQGGGEGKALYIDAEGKFRPQRLLQIADRFGLNGADVLENVAYARAYNTDHQSRLLLEAASMMVETRFALMVVDSATALYRTDFSGRGELSARQMHLAKFLRSLQKLADEFGVAVVITNQVVAQVDGAAMFAGPQIKPIGGNIMAHASTTRLFLRKGRGEERICKVVSSPCLAEAEARFQISSEGVTDVKD